The genomic stretch ccattaaattgttcaattagTAACAGCTACCAATCCACTTGATCTCAATAATTAACTAGGATCCAACCATGAACCTTGCTCTATTGCCCAGTCTCGCAaccaggctctgataccacttgttaggatccaagcgcggaataaacaactattgagatatcaagtacacaacaatttaatagaaataagctacaagcatgaaagataaacgacacacaatatttaacgtggttcgactccaccattgagcctacatccacggagagaaacctgttctttattatgagagaaaaatcctatacaagaatacaatttgaacccaaacccaacccttgtataccatctctcatctcccaagaaccctctctcacaccccatgtataaggctacatgatgCCCCTTGTGTCTCCTTGTGTGTCTACTTGTGTGGTATGCCAACCCATCTATTTATAGGGAACATTACTgccaaaaaaccaaataacaatTGGAAACCAATACTATTTCCTAAACTAAATAGAATACTTCTTGGCTACTGCTTCAAGTAACAAGAACCAATTAGGAgactagttacttccacacaagaTAAGAAATCTACCTAAAAGAatttaagccaatttcctaacagaTTCAAAGACTCGGCCGATTccgagacgactcggccgagtcgtcaccaTCTCGGACCTTCCCAATACGATACTGCAACGATACAATTCCGAAATACTTGACTCGTCGAAACGTCACCATGAAGGGTTGAAACGGCCGAATTACACCGAATCACTCTGAATCATCCCGAGTCAAttcgaatttttattatttttgttaattttttaattaccAAGCAAGTTAAAACTTTTTGGTTAGAATACTACCCGAAACCCCGAGAAAACCACAAAAGCCGGCAATTCTTGTGGTTCCTCAGGAGACTAATATACTACCCAAACCCCCTAACAACCCCGATGTGGGACTGAACCCCCAAGCAGGGCAGCTGCTACTAGGCCTAAAGTTAGAACCCACTACCTCAGGAGactaattttttaattagttttgtttatcatattttttaataatttttagaatattaaatattttaaaaattcgCATCTCGCCGAGACCGCGACTAATATGCCGAAACCAATGTGAAACGGTCCAGGCCGCGACCGGGACTTTGAACCATGATTGCAACACTGAAGTGAACACATCCAAAGGGTTTCGGCAAAGGTAGATGATTCGACAGTTGGAACAATCCAAGATGCTGCTAGGAAGGAATTGATAAGGCAGTTGAGTAGCGAGGATTCGTGGGCAAGGCATAGAGTCTATATCGGGAATATTACCATCCTTGTACAGATATATCTCGAAGAAAGGGACGAGATAATGAGGGTTGGAGAAGAGCAAAGGGCTCTCATCAACTGAATGATTGTTGCGGTTAACAATACTGAAGGTGAGGGCTTTAATCCATGTGGTTCCTGATTTCGGCATGGTGGCCAAAATAATGTCAGAGTCAATGGCTTTGAAGTGCTTTTGAAAGGTTAATGTAGCTTGAAATAAATCTGCATCAAACCAAACGCCTTGGTAATTAGCCACCAGGCCCCCTGCTACAGGCTTCTTTGGTTGCAACCTCTGGAAGAGCTCTTCAAAGTGATCGTCTTTTTGCTCCACTTCAGTTGAAGATGACATTTCCTGGACAACTTCAATGAAaatctgtgtgtgtgtgtgttttttattttttggattgATACCAGCAAATTTTGAGCCAATGCTGATGTGCTGCACCATTAATGAAATTCTGAAGTTTATATAAAGATGATCAACTGTCCGTTAATATATTATCTAGACATCCAAGTTTGGATAGATCAACAGTCCAATATGTTATCTACACATTCAAGTTGCGCTATAGTTTATGATATGTAAATAAATTATGCAATGAAAGAGAGTGATGGAGTGATGATCCAATGAAAGTGATCGTTTTAGAATAAGATAATCCCCTAAGAATCATGTTAAGGGTGGTTTGAAAGACAAGTTTTAttcatgaaatttcaaaattaaaatcGAGATACAAGTGAATTGCTGGGATGCTAATTCAAATTTAGATGATATTATTCTTGGGAAGGACAGGTCAACTCAACTGTGAACTGTGTCATTCATATTGTTAAATGTAAATATAGCTACTAACTCATATGTCTTGAGTTTTCTATCTTATATTAGTGTATTCTACCGTCCACTAATCACATGTATTTACAACATCTAATAGCTACCACAACCATTACATTTATCATATTTTACCATATCTATATAAGGCACCTCATATATTTGTAGACACACACAATTTTATCTAATATaacattcttttcattttctcttctcTCTACACTATCACTCTCTACTCTCCACTTCATCATGGTATCATAGCTCCAACTTGGGGCCTGATTTATtaattttctttgtcttttttcCCATCATAAATTTTGATCTAATACAACAATCATCTCGGTGCCTCTCACACCCAGTTAGCGCCAAGACATCATTCAATCAAGTGCTACAACATTACTAGGTCAACACTTTATCCAAATGGCATCTAATCCTGATTTTGATGGCTCGCATCCTACCACCATTGTTTTAGATGGTGCTAATTATGAATTATGGATGCCAAGCTTTCTTAAAGGCTGTAAACTATGGCGAGTCATCATAGGGGAGCGTGTCAAGCCTactcaagaaaaggaagaatctTTTGATAAATATGCTGATAGATTGGAAGAATGGGATAGTATCAATCACAAAATCATGCCTTGGCTAATCAATAGTTCTACTCCCTCCATTAGTGCCTTTTCCATAGTTTTAACACTACAAAAGAAGTTTGGAATTTTTTGACATAAAGGTGTACCACAGCCAATTTGGCTCATGAGTATCAACTTGCCACTAAAATACAATAGTTTCGTCAAGAGTCAGGTCAGTCTGTTGATTCTTTCCACTCTCATATGAATAATCTTTAGGAATAGTTGGCTGTCTCTGAACCTAAATGGCGATGTGCTGAAGatgctaaattttttttatcaaatatagaGACAACATGAGATTAGTTCAATTTCTAATGGCTTTACATAATGACTATGAGCCTACACGAGTAAATTTTTGACACCATTATCCTTTGTCTACATTTCGATTAGTTTTAAATGAATTGATCTCAGAAGAAACTCGTTTTCATAGCATGAATCCTAAAACTACTGAAATTGTAATGGCTACGTTTCAAAATCACAAGCCCAAcaatttaaaagagaaaaatctaAAAAATCTAAGAAATAGTGTACCCACTGCAAATTATGGGGACACAGAATAGATGAATGCCGCAAATGCCAAACAACTTTACATCGAGATGGGTACAAACTTGTGGTAGCTGTCCAATCAAATGGAGTTTCTAATCCAAGTACCACAGTACACCATGCATCATTGACTGTTGCAAATTTAGAGACCGCCATTAACCAAGTTCTATCTTGTCGATAGATTGCCTCTTCATCTGTTCTTTCTGCCACACCATGTAGTTCATTTTGACTCATAGATTCTGGTTGCTTTAATTACAAAACACCTAATACTACATTTTTTAGATCCAAAATATCAatttttcattcattaattgtTCATACTGCTAATGGCCTGTCATTAGAAGTTAGTCATATAGGCATTGTTTCCACCCTTGACATTACCATCGAAAATACTTATTTTGTTTCTAATTTATCATTTAATCTATTGTCTGTTGGTCAGTTATGTGATCTTTATctaagtttaaattttttaaaatatggcTGTCTAATCCAGGATCTATAGATTGGCAAGCAAGTTGGGATGGATCGTAAAGTGGGTCAGTTGTTTGAGTTAACTTCTTTGAATCTTCTTGCTACTGCAAGTGTTGCTGTTCTAAATAGTCATTCTACATCTTTACAATTATGACATTCTCGTTTAGGTCATGTGTCTATATCTCGTATCCGTGAATTAATGTCTCATGGTTTTTCTGGTCCTGTTCAAGATGAGTGTTTTGATTGTATTTCGTGTCAAGTAGGAAAACAAGATGCTTTGCCTTTCAATTTAAATGAATCCAATTTTTCTAAACCTTTTGATATTATTCATTCTGATATATGGGGACCCGCTCCTACTCTTATAATGGGAGGATCTCGATACTTTGTTATATTTGTTAATGACTATTCCTGCTTTACCTGGATTTATTTAATGGAATAGAGGTTTGAGTTCTTgcgcatttatcaacaattttGAAATATGATCTGCACTCAATTTTCAAATGCAATAAGAATTTTTCGTTCTGATAATGCAGCAGAATACATAGACTTCTCCTTTATTACTATTCTTAATGAGGATGGTATTGTTCCTCAAAAGTCTTGTCCAGGTACATCTCAACAAAATGGTCATGTTGAAAGAAAATATTAGCATATCTTAGACACTGTGTGGGCACTGTTAATCTCTACTAATGTCCATGAGCCTTTTTGGGGAGAAGCTACCCTCACAGCTGTTTATACCATAAATCGAGTCTCTTCTCCAACTATTCAAAATCAGTCTCCCTATGAGCGTTTATATGGCACACGTTTAGATTATCAAGTTctcaaagtttttggttgtgCTTGTTTCATTCTACTTCAACCACATGAACGAACAAAACTTAAACCTCGATTCCGACTTTGTTGTTTTTCAAGTTATGGAATTCAACACAAGGGGTACAGATGTTATGATCCTCTAGCTAAATGTCTTGGAGTCTCTTGTCATGTTCTCTTTTCGGATCATAAATCTTTTTCAAATATGTCTACATTTCATATCTCATCTAATTCtccacatttttttttactaataatCTTATAAATCTATTTTCAGAAGAAAAGCCATCTGATGCAGGTCTTGACAACTCATCTGCCGACCCTCCTAATAACCCTTCTAACCATACCGATCAGGTTGTAAATTTTGTAGAATCTTTATCATCACCACCTTTATCTTCCTCTTCTTGTCGGTTAGCTAGAGTAAGAGTTGCTCCATCTAATTTAAGAGATTACCATTATTATCCTGCCTTTACTATCCTATATGAGTCTTAAACATATGGAGAGGTTTATTCTAATCTCATTTGGCAGAAAGCAATGGCTAAGGAATTGCAGGCTCTCACTCAAACACATACATGGAAATTGGTTGATCTACCTCTAGGAAAGTCTGGAGTTGGATACAAATGGGTGTACAAAATCAAGATTCATTCTGATGGCTCCGTCGAACGCTACGAAGCTAATATTGGTTGCTAAATGATTCACCCAAGAATATGGAATTGATTATGAAGAAACTTTTGCTACTATGGCCCGTTTCACATCTGTAAGATCCTTGCCTGCTGTTGTTGTCGTTTGTCAATAGGATATTTTTCAAATGGATGTCAAAAATACTTTTCTCAATGGTGATCTTTCTGACGAAGTATACACGTCTCCTTCTCCTGGCTATGATCATCTTCCAAACAAAGTCTGTCACCTAAAGAAAGCACTCTATGGTCTTAAACAAACTCCTCGAGTTTGGTATTCAAAATTTAGCGGCACCCTTGGAAAACTTGGCTTTTCCAGTAGTTCATGTGATTTCCTATTATTCATAAAAAACTTTTCATCCGGAATTATTCTGCTTCTTCTCTATGTGGATGATATGCT from Coffea eugenioides isolate CCC68of chromosome 8, Ceug_1.0, whole genome shotgun sequence encodes the following:
- the LOC113780129 gene encoding cytosolic sulfotransferase 15-like encodes the protein MSSSTEVEQKDDHFEELFQRLQPKKPVAGGLVANYQGVWFDADLFQATLTFQKHFKAIDSDIILATMPKSGTTWIKALTFSIVNRNNHSVDESPLLFSNPHYLVPFFEIYLYKDGNIPDIDSMPCPRILATQLPYQFLPSSILDCSNCRIIYLCRNPLDVFTSVLQSW